One part of the Solanum dulcamara chromosome 3, daSolDulc1.2, whole genome shotgun sequence genome encodes these proteins:
- the LOC129883139 gene encoding malate dehydrogenase: MAKDPVRVLVTGAAGQIGYALVPMIARGVMLGADQPVILHMLDIPPAAEALNGVKMELVDAAFPLLKGVVATTDAVEACTGVNIAVMVGGFPRKEGMERKDVMSKNVSIYKSQASALEKHAAPNCKVLVVANPANTNALILKEFAPSIPEKNITCLTRLDHNRALGQISERLSVQVSDVKNVIIWGNHSSSQYPDVNHATVKTPAGDKPVRELVADDAWLNGEFISTVQQRGAAIIKARKLSSALSAASSACDHIRDWVLGTPEGTFVSMGVYSDGSYNVPAGLIYSFPVTCKNGEWSIVQGLPIDEFSRKKLDLTAEELTEEKALAYSCLS, from the exons ATGGCGAAAGATCCAGTTCGCGTTCTCGTTACTGGTGCTGCAG GACAAATTGGATATGCCTTGGTGCCAATGATTGCCAGGGGAGTGATGTTGGGTGCAGACCAGCCTGTAATTCTCCACATGTTGGATATTCCACCTGCTGCTGAGGCACTGAATGGAGTGAAGATGGAGTTGGTGGATGCTGCCTTCCCTCTTCTCAAGG GTGTTGTTGCCACAACTGATGCTGTTGAGGCATGCACTGGTGTCAACATTGCGGTCATGGTTGGAGGTTTCCCAAGGAAAGAAGGCATGGAAAGGAAAGATGTGATGTCAAAGAATGTTTCTATTTACAAGTCCCAGGCTTCTGCTCTTGAGAAGCACGCAGCTCCCAACTGCAAG GTGTTGGTTGTTGCTAACCCTGCCAATACAAATGCATTGATCTTAAAAGAATTTGCACCATCCATTCCTGAGAAGAACATTACCTGTCTCACAAGGTTGGACCATAACAGGGCCCTTGGCCAAATCTCAGAGAGATTGAGTGTCCAAGTGAGTGATGTTAAAAATGTCATCATTTGGGGAAACCACTCATCATCACAGTATCCTGATGTCAACCATGCAACAGTTAAAACACCAGCTGGAGATAAGCCAGTCCGTGAACTTGTGGCCGATGATGCATG GTTGAATGGTGAGTTCATTTCTACTGTACAGCAGAGGGGTGCTGCCATTATCAAGGCTAGAAAGCTCTCTAGTGCCCTTTCTGCTGCTAGTTCTGCTTGTGATCACATACGTGATTGGGTCCTTGGAACTCCAGAG GGCACTTTTGTTTCTATGGGTGTTTACTCTGATGGGTCATACAAtgtcccggctgggcttatTTATTCCTTCCCAGTTACATGCAAAAATGGAGAATGGTCCATTGTTCAAG GTCTTCCAATTGACGAGTTCTCAAGAAAGAAGTTGGACTTGACAGCTGAGGAACTAACCGAGGAAAAAGCATTGGCTTACTCCTGCCTTTCTTAA